The Fusarium oxysporum Fo47 chromosome II, complete sequence genome includes a region encoding these proteins:
- a CDS encoding sulfate transporter family-domain-containing protein, which translates to MSQPGKNSAKTALEKFIGADHTEPEEKAPSISNADLYIEEEPTVGEFLREITPSARAVGEYFYNLFPFLSWVGKYNLIWFIGDLVAGITVGAVVVPQSMAYAQLAQLPVEYGLYSSFMGVLIYWFFATSKDITIGPVAVMSQVTGNIVLKAADSLPDVPGHVVASALAVIVGSIVTFLGLARLGWLVEFIPLPSICAFMTGSGVNIIAGQVPKLMGIKGVNTRQATYRVIIDTLKNLGGSKLDAAIGLSALTMLYLIRIFCSTMAKKQPQRAKLYFFISTLRTAFVILLYVGISAGMNINHRSKPRISIVGDVPSGFTHAAVPEINTPIIKSFVSELPAAVIVVLIEHISISKSFGRVNNYVIDPSQELVAIGVSNLLGPFLGAYPATGSFSRTAIKSKAGVRTPFAGVITAIVVLLALYALTAVFFYIPNAGLAGVIIHAVGDVITPPKVVYQFWRVSPIEVIIFFAGVLVTIFSSIENGIYTTIAMSAAVVVFRLFKTRGRFLGVVRVRTMKANVSDGTSSPGSVDEGEGSLRAGFLPLDHGNGANPKVVVRTPYPGVFIYRFAEGFNYPNASHYLNHLTETIFKECRRTNPALLGKLGDRPWNDREPRHIKAVENDERPILKAVVLDFSSVNNVDVTSIQALIDVRNQLDKFAAPEVVDWHFANIENRWTKRALAAAGFGFRTPRTNHDGTGQWKAIFSIADLGGDDSAATAAALDEKAKSAPVKQDIEAVDDSINSIGSEKGVSRDPTSARLIAVQGLNRPFFHLDLQEAVDAAVSAAELKQH; encoded by the exons ATGTCTCAACCAGGCAAGAATTCTGCCAAGACGGCCTTGGAAAAGTTCATCGGCGCCGATCACACCGAACCCGAAGAGAAAGCGCCTTCAATCTCCAATGCCGACCTTTACATCGAGGAGGAGCCTACAGTTGGTGAATTTCTTCGAGAAATCACACCCAGCGCCCGTGCTGTTGGAGAATACTTTTACAACCTCTTCCCGTTCTTGTCATGGGTTGGCAAGTACAATTTGATCTGGTTCATTGGTGACTTGGTTGCTG GTATCACTGTTGGTGCTGTCGTTGTTCCCCAGTCTATGGCCTATGCCCAGCTGGCACAGCTTCCCGTCGAGTATGGATTGTACTCATCCTTCATGGGTGTCTTGATCTACTGGTTCTTTGCCACATCCAAGGACATCACCATTGGT CCCGTCGCTGTCATGTCCCAGGTCACAGGTAACATCGTTCTCAAGGCTGCCGATTCCTTGCCCGATGTTCCTGGTCACGTTGTCGCCTCCGCCCTCGCGGTCATCGTCGGCTCAATCGTCACTTTCCTCGGTCTCGCTCGCCTCGGATGGCTCGTTGAGTTTATCCCTCTGCCTTCCATCTGTGCTTTCATGACTGGCTCCGGTGTCAACATTATCGCTGGTCAAGTCCCCAAGCTTATGGGCATCAAGGGTGTCAACACCCGTCAGGCAACCTACCGTGTGATCATTGACACCCTCAAGAACCTGGGTGGCAGCAAGCTCGATGCTGCTATTGGTCTGTCAGCCCTGACCATGCTCTACCTGATCCGTATTTTCTGCAGCACCATGGCCAAGAAGCAGCCCCAGCGCGCTAAGCTGTACTTCTTCATTTCGACCTTGCGAACCGCCTTTGTCATCCTGCTGTACGTTGGTATCAGCGCGGGTATGAACATCAACCACCGCTCCAAGCCCCGCATCAGCATTGTCGGCGACGTCCCCAGTG GTTTCACTCACGCTGCTGTCCCCGAGATCAACACCCCCATCATCAAGTCTTTCGTCTCTGAGCTTCCCGCCGCCGTCATCGTTGTCCTGATTGAGCacatctccatctccaagtcTTTCGGTCGTGTCAACAACTACGTTATCGACCCCTCTCAGGAACTCGTCGCCATTGGTGTCAGCAACCTTCTCGGTCCCTTCCTTGGAGCTTACCCCGCTACTGGATCTTTCTCCCGAACTgccatcaagtccaaggctGGTGTCCGAACTCCCTTCGCTGGTGTCATTACTGCTATTGTCGTCTTGCTTGCTCTCTACGCCCTTACCGCTGTCTTCTTCTACATCCCTAACGCAGGTCTTGCCGGTGTCATCATCCACGCTGTCGGAGATGTCATCACTCCTCCCAAGGTTGTCTACCAGTTCTGGCGCGTCTCCCCCATTGAGGTCATCATCTTTTTCGCTGGTGTACTCGTCACCATCTTCAGCTCCATTGAGAACGGTATCTACACCACCATCGCCATGTCCGCTGCTGTCGTCGTCTTCCGTCTCTTCAAGACCCGTGGTCGCTTCCTCGGTGTTGTCCGTGTCCGAACCATGAAGGCCAACGTCAGTGACGGTACCTCCAGCCCTGGATCCGTTGACGAGGGTGAGGGTTCTCTCCGAGCTGGCTTCCTTCCTCTTGATCACGGCAACGGTGCCAACCCCAAGGTCGTCGTCCGTACTCCTTACCCTGGAGTCTTCATCTACCGATTTGCCGAGGGCTTTAACTACCCCAACGCATCTCACTACCTTAACCACCTCACCGAGACCATCTTCAAGGAGTGCAGACGAACTAACCCTGCTCTTCTGGGTAAGCTTGGTGACCGTCCCTGGAACGACCGAGAGCCCCGCCacatcaaggctgttgagaacGATGAGCGACCCATTCTGAAGGCTGTTGTCCTCGATTTCTCCAGTGTCAACAACGTCGACGTTACTTCCATTCAGGCTCTGATTGATGTTCGCAACCAACTTGACAAGTTCGCTGCTCCTGAGGTCGTCGACTGGCACTTCGCCAACATCGAGAACCGATGGACCAAGCGTGctctggctgctgctggcttcGGTTTCCGCACTCCCCGCACAAACCATGATGGTACCGGACAGTGGAaggccatcttctccattGCCGATCTCGGTGGTGACGACAGTGCtgctactgctgctgctctcgatgagaaggccaagagcGCCCCTGTCAAGCAGGACATCGAGGCCGTCGACGATTCTATCAACAGCATTGGCTCCGAGAAGGGTGTCTCAAGAGACCCAACTAGCGCTCGTCTCATTGCCGTGCAGGGCCTCAACCGACCTTTCTTCCATCTTGATTTGCAGGAGGCCGTCGACGCTGCCGTTTCCGCCGCCGAGTTGAAGCAGCACTAA